The DNA window ATTGTCTCAGGTTGCACTTACAATTTTTCTGGTTTTACGACTCGTGACATAAAGTCAATTGCTATTCCAACTTTTGAGAACCATACTGTCAAATATAGTATAGACGAAATTTTGACAAAGTCGGTTATCTCTGCTTTTATCCAAGATAACAGGCTAAAATTACTTGACCGGAAAGTAGCTGACTCTATCCTTTTAGGTGAAATTCTAAATTATAATAGAACCCCATTCTCTTACGATGAGCACAGTAATGTCAAAGACTACAAAATTGAGCTCACTGTAAAGCTTACTTATAAAGATAAATCAGGCAAAACTATATTAGAGAAAGAACTAATCAACTGGTTTTTATATTCTTATGATATAAGTGAAGAAACAGGCATAGAAAAGTTATGCTCTATAGTAGCAGATGATATAATAAAGGGAATCCTTGAAGGCTGGCAATAAAAATGCAAAAATCAAAATTCAAAAATCCAAATTTACAAAAATTTGTAAACTATTTATTAGTAGAGAAGGGAAGCTCAAAGAATACAATAGATTCCTATACAAGAGATATAAGAGGATTACTGACTTTTTTAAATCAACACAAAATAAAGATTACCGAAACGAAAGATGCTAACATAGAGTCTTTTTTAAAATATTTAATAGAAGAACGCAAGCTATCTAAAGCCTCTATTGCTCGTATGGTTTCGTCAATAAGAGTATTCTACAGATTTCTAATCTCTGACGGCTTACTAACCCATTCGCCATTCACAACCATCCGTACTCCCAAGGTTTCAAAGCGTCTCCCTAATGTATTAGAGCCTGACGAGCTTAAGTTAATAATAGAAAAGCCAGACTCTACTTCCCACTTAGGCATAAGAGACCGTGCCCTCCTTGAGCTACTCTATGCGACCGGTTTACGTGTTTCTGAGCTTATAAATCTTCGTACCTCAGACTTATTTTTAGACTCCGATTTCCTAAGATGTTTTGGTAAAGGTAACAGGGAGCGTATAGTTCCTATAGGTTCTTATGCAAAATCTTCTATAACCCAATATCTAAAGGACTCTCGTCCTTTCCTCAAAAAGAACAAAGAGACCGAACTCTTATTCCTTAATGCTCATGGTACTAGACTATCAAGGATGGGTATTTGGAAGATTTTAAATCTGTATGTTAAGAAGGTTGGTATAAAAAAGCGTGTAACTCCTCACACTTTTCGTCACTCTTTTGCTACCCATTTACTTGAGGGGGGTGCCGATTTAAGAGCAGTTCAGGAAATGCTTGGTCATGTCTC is part of the bacterium genome and encodes:
- a CDS encoding LptE family protein → MKFSIALVFCFLIFLHIVSGCTYNFSGFTTRDIKSIAIPTFENHTVKYSIDEILTKSVISAFIQDNRLKLLDRKVADSILLGEILNYNRTPFSYDEHSNVKDYKIELTVKLTYKDKSGKTILEKELINWFLYSYDISEETGIEKLCSIVADDIIKGILEGWQ
- the xerD gene encoding site-specific tyrosine recombinase XerD, producing MQKSKFKNPNLQKFVNYLLVEKGSSKNTIDSYTRDIRGLLTFLNQHKIKITETKDANIESFLKYLIEERKLSKASIARMVSSIRVFYRFLISDGLLTHSPFTTIRTPKVSKRLPNVLEPDELKLIIEKPDSTSHLGIRDRALLELLYATGLRVSELINLRTSDLFLDSDFLRCFGKGNRERIVPIGSYAKSSITQYLKDSRPFLKKNKETELLFLNAHGTRLSRMGIWKILNLYVKKVGIKKRVTPHTFRHSFATHLLEGGADLRAVQEMLGHVSITTTEVYTHIEREKLKEAIRVYHPRG